The Sorex araneus isolate mSorAra2 chromosome 5, mSorAra2.pri, whole genome shotgun sequence genome has a segment encoding these proteins:
- the EPHA8 gene encoding ephrin type-A receptor 8 isoform X5, producing MAPARGRLPPALWVVTAAAAAATCVSAARGEVNLLDTSTIHGDWGWLTYPAHGWDSINEVDESFRPIHTYQVCNVMSPNQNNWLRTSWVPRDGARRVYAEIKFTLRDCNSMPGVLGTCKETFNLYYLESDRDLGASTQESQFRKIDTIAADESFTGADLGVRRLKLNTEVRGVGPLSKRGFYLAFQDIGACLAILSLRIYYKKCPTMVRNLAAFSEAVTGADSSSLVEVRGQCVRHSEERDTPKMYCSAEGEWLVPIGKCVCSAGYEERRDACVACELGFYKSAPGDQLCARCPPHSHSAAPAAQTCHCDLSYYRAALDPPSAACTRPPSAPVNLISSVNGTSVTLEWAPPLDPGGRSDITYNAVCRRCPWALGRCEACGAGTRFVPQQASLAQASLLVANLLAHMNYSFWIEAVNGVSDLSPEPRRAAVVNITTNQADN from the exons ATGGCCCCCGCCCGGGGCCGCCTGCCCCCCGCGCTCTGGGTCGTcacggccgcggcggcggcggccaccTGCGTGTCCGCGGCGCGCGGCGAAg TGAACCTGCTGGACACGTCCACCATCCACGGGGACTGGGGCTGGCTCACGTATCCGGCTCATGGG TGGGACTCCATCAACGAGGTGGACGAGTCCTTCCGGCCCATCCACACCTACCAGGTGTGCAACGTCATGAGCCCCAACCAGAACAACTGGCTGCGCACCAGCTGGGTGCCCCGGGACGGCGCGCGGCGCGTCTACGCGGAGATCAAGTTCACCCTGCGTGACTGTAACAGCATGCCCGGCGTGCTGGGCACCTGCAAGGAGACCTTCAACCTCTACTACCTGGAGTCCGACCGCGACCTGGGCGCCAGCACCCAGGAGAGCCAGTTCCGCAAGATCGACACCATTGCAGCCGACGAGAGCTTCACGGGCGCCGACCTGGGCGTGCGGCGCCTCAAGCTCAACACGGAGGTCCGCGGCGTGGGCCCCCTCAGCAAGCGCGGCTTCTACCTGGCCTTCCAGGACATCGGCGCCTGCCTCGCCATCCTGTCCCTCCGCATCTACTACAAGAAGTGCCCCACCATGGTGCGGAACCTGGCGGCCTTCTCGGAGGCGGTGACGGGCGCCGACTCCTCCTCGCTGGTGGAGGTGCGGGGCCAGTGCGTGAGGCACTCGGAGGAGCGGGACACGCCCAAGATGTACTGCAGCGCCGAGGGCGAGTGGCTGGTGCCCATTGGCAAGTGCGTGTGCAGCGCGGGCTACGAGGAGCGGCGGGATgcctgtgtgg CCTGCGAGCTGGGTTTCTACAAGTCGGCCCCGGGGGACCAGCTCTGCGCCCGCTGTCCGCCCCACAGCCACTCCGCAGCGCCCGCCGCCCAGACCTGCCACTGCGACCTCAGCTACTACCGTGCAGCACTGGACCCGCCGTCTGCCGCCTGCACCC GGCCACCCTCGGCGCCGGTGAACCTCATCTCTAGCGTGAACGGCACCTCTGTCACCCTGGAGTGGGCACCTCCCCTGGACCCGGGCGGCCGCAGCGACATCACCTACAACGCCGTGTGCCGCCgctgcccctgggccctgggccgctGCGAGGCCTGCGGGGCCGGGACCCGCTTTGTGCCGCAGCAGGCGAGCCTGGCGCAGGCCAGCCTGCTGGTGGCCAACCTGCTGGCCCACATGAACTACTCCTTCTGGATCGAGGCTGTCAACGGTGTGTCCGACctgagccccgagccccgccgggcAGCCGTGGTCAACATCACCACGAACCAGGCAG ACAACTAG
- the EPHA8 gene encoding ephrin type-A receptor 8 isoform X4, which yields MAPARGRLPPALWVVTAAAAAATCVSAARGEVNLLDTSTIHGDWGWLTYPAHGWDSINEVDESFRPIHTYQVCNVMSPNQNNWLRTSWVPRDGARRVYAEIKFTLRDCNSMPGVLGTCKETFNLYYLESDRDLGASTQESQFRKIDTIAADESFTGADLGVRRLKLNTEVRGVGPLSKRGFYLAFQDIGACLAILSLRIYYKKCPTMVRNLAAFSEAVTGADSSSLVEVRGQCVRHSEERDTPKMYCSAEGEWLVPIGKCVCSAGYEERRDACVACELGFYKSAPGDQLCARCPPHSHSAAPAAQTCHCDLSYYRAALDPPSAACTRPPSAPVNLISSVNGTSVTLEWAPPLDPGGRSDITYNAVCRRCPWALGRCEACGAGTRFVPQQASLAQASLLVANLLAHMNYSFWIEAVNGVSDLSPEPRRAAVVNITTNQAGFSCL from the exons ATGGCCCCCGCCCGGGGCCGCCTGCCCCCCGCGCTCTGGGTCGTcacggccgcggcggcggcggccaccTGCGTGTCCGCGGCGCGCGGCGAAg TGAACCTGCTGGACACGTCCACCATCCACGGGGACTGGGGCTGGCTCACGTATCCGGCTCATGGG TGGGACTCCATCAACGAGGTGGACGAGTCCTTCCGGCCCATCCACACCTACCAGGTGTGCAACGTCATGAGCCCCAACCAGAACAACTGGCTGCGCACCAGCTGGGTGCCCCGGGACGGCGCGCGGCGCGTCTACGCGGAGATCAAGTTCACCCTGCGTGACTGTAACAGCATGCCCGGCGTGCTGGGCACCTGCAAGGAGACCTTCAACCTCTACTACCTGGAGTCCGACCGCGACCTGGGCGCCAGCACCCAGGAGAGCCAGTTCCGCAAGATCGACACCATTGCAGCCGACGAGAGCTTCACGGGCGCCGACCTGGGCGTGCGGCGCCTCAAGCTCAACACGGAGGTCCGCGGCGTGGGCCCCCTCAGCAAGCGCGGCTTCTACCTGGCCTTCCAGGACATCGGCGCCTGCCTCGCCATCCTGTCCCTCCGCATCTACTACAAGAAGTGCCCCACCATGGTGCGGAACCTGGCGGCCTTCTCGGAGGCGGTGACGGGCGCCGACTCCTCCTCGCTGGTGGAGGTGCGGGGCCAGTGCGTGAGGCACTCGGAGGAGCGGGACACGCCCAAGATGTACTGCAGCGCCGAGGGCGAGTGGCTGGTGCCCATTGGCAAGTGCGTGTGCAGCGCGGGCTACGAGGAGCGGCGGGATgcctgtgtgg CCTGCGAGCTGGGTTTCTACAAGTCGGCCCCGGGGGACCAGCTCTGCGCCCGCTGTCCGCCCCACAGCCACTCCGCAGCGCCCGCCGCCCAGACCTGCCACTGCGACCTCAGCTACTACCGTGCAGCACTGGACCCGCCGTCTGCCGCCTGCACCC GGCCACCCTCGGCGCCGGTGAACCTCATCTCTAGCGTGAACGGCACCTCTGTCACCCTGGAGTGGGCACCTCCCCTGGACCCGGGCGGCCGCAGCGACATCACCTACAACGCCGTGTGCCGCCgctgcccctgggccctgggccgctGCGAGGCCTGCGGGGCCGGGACCCGCTTTGTGCCGCAGCAGGCGAGCCTGGCGCAGGCCAGCCTGCTGGTGGCCAACCTGCTGGCCCACATGAACTACTCCTTCTGGATCGAGGCTGTCAACGGTGTGTCCGACctgagccccgagccccgccgggcAGCCGTGGTCAACATCACCACGAACCAGGCAG GCTTTTCATGCCTTTAG